gttgcttttatttattttagaggaCGTGAttgttaaataattatttaacaaaaGTAGTTGTAATAATTAAGACTTATTTTGTTCTTGACAAAATTGGATAACATGGggaaaacacaccttaataggcactgtattttttttatatatatagataggcactgtattatttttttttatatagataaatgttttttgaacaaatttatAGATAAATGTTAATAACAAGTTGTTAGGATTTTggtgaaataataattaattatgttatgAATGTATATTTGTGTGGATATCCACTTTCCTTTATCTTCCACATTTTTTAGTATGATTTATAATTCGTTAGTGGGTGATTTTACTAATTGTTACTTGTTTTGAATATAATGTTAATGTGATTATCCACTTATTTGTATAGtcaatgtataaaatatgcaaggttcgaggttcaaactccggtcaccaaaatatatatatatatatatatatatatatatatatatatatatatatatatatatatatatatgtgtgtgtgtcgCACAGAATGAATTTAGTATTGGTTAAAACAATAATTGAAGCTTAAATGTTGATTAAAGGTGTTGgaggaaaattaaattttgctcAAGTGAAGAacaaagttaaattttttttttataaatgtaaagttggaattaattttatttttctttacaaatattaaaaaaaaattgtatacaaTATTTAGACTattaacaattgtttgttataaaGGATGATCGTTGAAGAGACTGAatgtaaaaaaatggaaatttatTGATAGATTAAAATTGAgtataattggaagaaaaaaaaagttccaaCAATCCACTTCCTTAAGTTTAGTGCATTAACTAACACATGCAAAGAAACAAAGGTAGTAAttggttaaaagaaaaataaatttcacttttaaaagtaattgaaaaaaacataattattgtCATTAACTAATTAAATTGGTTTTGAATTAGTTAAAGTTAAAGGAATTGTACAGATAGAAAGATAATGGTAACTATGATCGTTAAAAATTCACCACAATAGTGCAATTTTTCTTGTAAcgaaatataagaaataaaaatgagattATGAACtagacataaaaaataaaaaaataaaaaaaatccaatcatATCAGACAGCCTTTATATACTACacgttcaaaaaaaataattcaatcatAGCAGAAGCAAGTCAGCGCCTAATTCTAGAGTAAGGCGAAACCACCGATTTTTTCACACCAAAAAAGCTTATAGTAAAGAAAGTAAGATATCTGACTAATTTAGGTGAACCATACTCCAAGATCTAAATGTACATCATAATTCCctcttaagtttataaattaaaatatttaaaaactacTCTTCGAGCCAACCACCTGAATGGATGGGTGCAAATTTTACATTTAGACCAGTTCCAAATTTTGATTTACGAGCAGCTGCAAAACGAGCTGAATGCTTGTTGACATGAGAAGAATCGCgatcatttttatcaatttgatTTCTCTTCCCAGCTGTCTTCAAAGACTTGCTTGTCTTAAATTCATGTTTGTCTTGACTCTCCTGGTCAGCGTTACCATCATGTGAGCTTTTTTCCTTACTTTCATTTACAGGTGCTAGTTCTTGATCATCAGTTGACTTTAAGAGATCATGATTCGGCATGAGCTTGTCCCCGGAATCACCATCCATAACAGCAGCCAACTTGTCACCGTACATGTGACCATGCTCCTGGGCTACTACATTCTGTTTAGTAGTCAAGTCAACTGAGTCATCCAGCTTACTCTCCATAATATTTTTAGCAGCCAACTTGTCACTGTCCATGTGACCATGCTCCTTGGGTAATACCTTCTGTTTAGTAGTCAAGTCAACTGAGTCATCCAGCTTCCTCATTGTAATGGCCTTATCCCCAACATCTCCCAACTTGTGCTTTTTTATCACACCCTCCAACAATATTGAGGATCTAGCTTCTTTAAACGAATCCACAAGCCTACACACAAGGAACACATCCCAAGTACGTAAGTACATGACAATATCATGCTAAATAAGTACATAAGCTAATGGCAAATTTAGATTTCAAGATTCAAAAAAGAATCAAAGATAACAGCATTGTAGTGACAAATATTAAAGAAAGATgtcaaaagaacaaaataatgaaCAGCGAGAAAATAAGTTATTCAGAAATCAGATTAGATAGATATACCCCTTCTCTGAATCAGCATCTGGTGGAGGCAATAAACTTCTAAGAGGCATGATCGACAGGGTCTGATTATCTGCATCATCGACCTGATTGTCGTACTTTATTTGCTCAGAACCTTTATTCATAGAAGCACACAATTTCTGACCAGTTGGGTGCTTTTTTACCTCACACTTGGGCATTGGCTTCTTGTTTTTAGTCAAACCCGTTTCAGatctttcatttgattttggTTTACTTGATATATGTGAACCAGAAATCACCTTCCCAGACAACTTTGAATTTGACTTCTTGTTTTCTTCagtcaaacttattttatttgattccGGGTTCCATGAAATATCTGAACAAGAAATCGCCTTTTCAGACAAATTCTTTGAGGATGACTTGTATTCAGTCACACACTTACTTGACATTTCCTTTGATTCCGGGGTCCTTGAAACATCTGAACCAGATACGATCTTTTCAGTAGACTTTTTGCTACCAGTTTTAGAAGGCAGTTTTCCGGGCACTTTAGATCCATGTGCAGTGCTCTTGCCAGATGATTTAACATAGCCAACATTGTTCTTCAATTCAACTCTCTCTGTAGTTGTAGGCATCATCCTCTTATTAGAAGTATTGATTTCCAGAACAGTAGCTCTAGTGTCAGGGAATATTATATCATCTCTTACAGGAGTCTCAAGCTTATCACTGGTCTCTTCCGAGGACTTTTTGCTGCCAATTTCACTAGAAGACAGTTTTCCAGTCACTTTAGATCCTTCTGCAGTGCTCTTGCCAGATGATTTAACAAAGCCAACATTGTTCTTCAATTCAACTCTCTCTGTAGTTGTAGGCCTCATCCTCTTATTAGAAGTATTGATTTCCGGAACAGTGGCTCTAGTGTCGGGGAATTTTGTATGATCTCTTACAGGAGTCTCAAGCTTATCACTGGTCTCTTCAAATGACTTTTTGCTGCCAATTTTACTAGAAGGCAGTTTTCCAGTCACTTTAGATCCTTCTGCAGTGCTCTTGCCAGATGATTTAACAAAGCCAACATTGTTCTTCAATTCAACTCTCTCTGTAGTTGTAGGCCTCATCCTCTTACTAGAAGTATTGATTTCCGGAACAGTAGCTCTAGTATCGGGGAATTTTATATGATCTCTTACAGGAGTCTCAAGCTTATCACTGGTCTCTTCAGGGGACTTTTTGCTGCCAATTTTACTAGAAGGCAGTTTTCCAGTCACTTTAGATCCTTCTGCAGTGCTCTTGCCAGATGATTTAACAAAGCCAACGTTGTTCTTCAATTCAACTCTCTCTGTAGTTGTAGGCCTCATCCTCTTATTAGAAGTATTGATTTCCGGAACAGTAGCTCTAGTGTCGGGGAATTTTATATGATCTCTTACAGAAGTATCAAGCTTATCACTGGTCTCTCCGGAGGACTTTTTGCTGCCAATTTTACTAGAAGGCAGTTTTCCAGTCACTTTAGATCCTTCTGCAGTGCTCTTATCAGATGATTTAACAAAGTCAACATTGCTCTTAAATTTAACCCCCTCTGTAGTTGTAGGCTTCATCTTCTTATCAGGAGTATTGATGTCCCGAACACTAGCTCTAGTGTCGGGGAATTTTATATGATCTCTTACAGGAGTCCCAAGCTCATCACTGATCTCATGATTTCTAGTCCAAATAATGATAAATGAAGTTACACAGGGCATTAACAAGGacaaatttgaaaaacaaaaaaatccacATAACACTTACAGGCAATATATAAGGATACGATTGTTTGGCAAAAGACCTTCCCAAGCCCTTGTTGCAACATCATCAATGTCATCAAACGCAATCTCTCTGCCAAAATCAACTTCAGAATCAACCCCCTATACAATATGAATTAAGTCATAAATAGAAGAgcagaaacaaagaaaaagatagaACTTACGTAGGCAAACATCTGCGATGATATGACTTTGGACAACGGTTACAAACTGCAAATTGCAACTCAGGGTCCATCTTATTTTCCAAGCCTTCACAGACGCAGCAAAAATGAATTGGACAAGAAAATGTCTGCCCATCAGCATTATTTTTCTCAAGATCCTCGGAAACATGCTTAACTAATGGGGCAATGCAATGTGGATGATAGAAACGGTCACAGGTTTCAGAAGCACATTTAAAGACCTGAAAGGGGGGTTCCCAAAATTTTAGGTCCATAAAGTATATCAAAGCTCTAAAAGAAACTCTTGTTTCCAAAAACCATTAATatcttaatcaatcaattaaaatcaataccagataaaaaaaataaaaaaaaaagacaattaaaCAGGAGAACTACgcatcaaaatcaacacatcATAGGAGTGCATTGTAGGAAAACGATGGATATGCTACATAATGTGCAAGGTATTCTTTCAAGCACAATCAGGTTGACGAGGTTCGAAACCTCAACTATTCAAAAACTGTCGGCAAGGAACAGTAAGTAAACTAGTTGATAAAaactttttgtcaaaaatttagGCATGTGTCATTTACAACAGGTTGCCTCATACTTCTATATAAGGCTtaaatcatcataattcaaATTAACCGAATGAGGTATCACAGAATCAAATACAACGTACATGGCAACTCGTATCCTCTCCCTCCCCCCAAATTTCTATCCCCCTTCTGCTAACTGCTACATGAAATCTTATGTGTTAGTTTTGCAACATTGAAGCCTCAACCAACGCCAAGAAGGACAAAGAACAAATTAAAGATTCGACGTCCATGTTTGGGATATATGGGATTCCCCTTCTCATTTGAGTTCATAAGGTCTACAACATACAAGGTATTCACCGAGTTTGTTGAATGGGAAGTGGGTTGGCTAGATGATGAGGGTAACGCTCCTAGCAAGTCAAAGAAAATCAGCTTCAATCACCTATCCTCCCTGGACTGGATGGTTTATTTCATTGATGTTTAAATTTACCAAAAGATGTCACAAACATAACCAAAATCTTCAATTACACATGAAAGCAGAGGCAAATATGCCAAAAGCtctttcattttaatataaaatttggaataagaaatattgttttaaaaagacTAACTAGGATAACGGGGTACATCATTCAGCAATGAAAAACATATACATGAATAATCAATGAGAGAAAGCTACTTTATTTTCTAAAGAAATACCTCAGCATCCTTATCTTTATCAGAAGAACCCAGCTCGCCACATGCAAAGCATTGATGCTGATGATATTCACAATTCTTACAATAAAACGTCTCAATATCCTGCAATTATTTTGCAACAGGCAAGAAAAGTTTCTACATCATTATCTGAGGTGGAAAACaacaagtaaaataaatataaaacaagaaCATCAACATACATCAACTTCCTTCTTGGTAAAACCAAGAGAATCACATAAAGATTCCCTACCATCCACCTTAGTAGCATGAAATGACCTCATGCATGCTCCATCACACCTGCaagaaatttgttaatttttttttttatgaaatgttaaaaaaaaagggttagtAGTCTTTtaccccccctgtaatataagtcatttccggttttcccccctgtaaaatagtttttttgaatttcatccttgtaatttgaagattttttggttttggaccttcatggaaaattttaccccctgtaatttgagcaaatttaggtttacccccttgtaatttgagaaaatttcggtttaacccccatgttaatttgagcaaatttcggtttaccccctgccatatcttcgattttgtacagtcgaaattcatgaaggtccaaaaccaaaaatcttcaaattacaaggacgaaatccaaaaaatatattttatagggggtaaaaccggaaatgacctatattacaggggggtaaaacactattaacccaaaaaaaaattaggatataTTGGAAATGGTAAAAACTTTTTACGGGAGATAAATTTAAATGGTTTATCTTTAGAGATGATTCAAAGTAGGGCATTTGGCTTTGTATGATTCATATAGACAATTCAAATTAGTGGCAACAGACTTTTGATATAGTTCATCTGTATCTTTAGGAAGAATTATGTTAGAAACACTGACACACTCTTTTCAACACACTTTTTATTGTCTGAAACTGATATGGGTCCCACTAAATTTATGTGGGGCATACATGATTTAGTAGAATTTATTAGAAGTAACTTTAAGAATTATttcctgatttttttaaaatttcttgatttgttttttatttaaaaattagtagATATTTCTTGTATTAGTATTAAATAGCACTACCAGTGCATTAGCATTTTGTACCCAGATTATTGCACACCATACTAAAAGGCATCGTTAGTCGGCATCTCTTCGCCTATTATTCATAACAATTAAACGAGCCGATATGAAGAAGAATTCATACATAATGAGATTACCGCCATTGTCGCACAATGCACAAAAAGAATCAAACAAATCATCCTCTACTTTTGAGTCTTCATCAGATTCTTCTATGATATCATTGTTAGTATCAAATTCCTGAAATCAAGTCGTAAAaccttaaatatattataaattataaataatgcaTATACATGAATAAAAAGAATGAAAGCATGAAAGTGTATCAgacaaatcattttaattaactaaagttaaattaaatatgCAACAAACCTCATCAGATGGTTTCTGATCCCCGGACTTGTCCCCTAAAACTGAGAGCAAAAGCTGTTTACATcataatattttcattaaaatgaAGTACAAATGTGGAGAACAAAAAAACCCAAGCATCATAATCAAACAAAGcctgaacaaatatttttaaattttttaattatctttaatTAGAACAAGAAAAAACTTGGGCAAAAGAACGACGAAAAGGATATTTAAACCCTTATACAAAAATGAGATGTGTGCAAATCTAAATAACTGAATGAAAGAAGATTTAAGAGTATACAAACTATTCGTTAATTCAAGGAAAACAAAGAGATTATATTAAAGGAAAAAGAGTTTAACCAACCAACACTACTTTGCAATATTCAAACTGTTAACAATAAAGCACTATCCAAAATCAAACACCTTATGCAGTTCAATCCTGTAAGGAATCCAATTCTTGAACTTGATATTCTTAAGCTAGAAATCTCATAGATCTATGACTAACTCAAAGAACAAATATGGATCATATAGCCTCCTTcagattgaataaaaaaatgaggCCAAGTTATTTAGTTTCGTGTATTCATCCTCTCCCACTCAAATAACAATGTAAACCAATG
Above is a genomic segment from Medicago truncatula cultivar Jemalong A17 chromosome 5, MtrunA17r5.0-ANR, whole genome shotgun sequence containing:
- the LOC11425879 gene encoding uncharacterized protein, with the translated sequence MKRKFTTLRDETESEIEFQSLYVTNYHLEDNDGEPVCFSVLPFKWGASKVSKVDDTEKGLKIFLHGSADNGLQTIFMEVTAWKFDLTGLKPEVSLLSKDKRWIKLQKPRKSFQKTVKNALITLYFLRCAKKNPRLSVESFWCNVCKDKDLSSYGFKPSQKDLLDHMSLIGEATTRDVGLANSKLLLSVLGDKSGDQKPSDEEFDTNNDIIEESDEDSKVEDDLFDSFCALCDNGGNLIMCDGACMRSFHATKVDGRESLCDSLGFTKKEVDDIETFYCKNCEYHQHQCFACGELGSSDKDKDAEVFKCASETCDRFYHPHCIAPLVKHVSEDLEKNNADGQTFSCPIHFCCVCEGLENKMDPELQFAVCNRCPKSYHRRCLPTEIAFDDIDDVATRAWEGLLPNNRILIYCLNHEISDELGTPVRDHIKFPDTRASVRDINTPDKKMKPTTTEGVKFKSNVDFVKSSDKSTAEGSKVTGKLPSSKIGSKKSSGETSDKLDTSVRDHIKFPDTRATVPEINTSNKRMRPTTTERVELKNNVGFVKSSGKSTAEGSKVTGKLPSSKIGSKKSPEETSDKLETPVRDHIKFPDTRATVPEINTSSKRMRPTTTERVELKNNVGFVKSSGKSTAEGSKVTGKLPSSKIGSKKSFEETSDKLETPVRDHTKFPDTRATVPEINTSNKRMRPTTTERVELKNNVGFVKSSGKSTAEGSKVTGKLSSSEIGSKKSSEETSDKLETPVRDDIIFPDTRATVLEINTSNKRMMPTTTERVELKNNVGYVKSSGKSTAHGSKVPGKLPSKTGSKKSTEKIVSGSDVSRTPESKEMSSKCVTEYKSSSKNLSEKAISCSDISWNPESNKISLTEENKKSNSKLSGKVISGSHISSKPKSNERSETGLTKNKKPMPKCEVKKHPTGQKLCASMNKGSEQIKYDNQVDDADNQTLSIMPLRSLLPPPDADSEKGLVDSFKEARSSILLEGVIKKHKLGDVGDKAITMRKLDDSVDLTTKQKVLPKEHGHMDSDKLAAKNIMESKLDDSVDLTTKQNVVAQEHGHMYGDKLAAVMDGDSGDKLMPNHDLLKSTDDQELAPVNESKEKSSHDGNADQESQDKHEFKTSKSLKTAGKRNQIDKNDRDSSHVNKHSARFAAARKSKFGTGLNVKFAPIHSGGWLEE